ACGTCAACCAAACGACGAGTCAAGTAACCAGAATCGGCAGTCTTCAAGGCCGTATCAGTCATACCTTTACGAGCCCCGTGGGTAGAAATAAACATTTCCAACACTGACAAACCTTCACGGAAGTTCGCGATGATTGGCAATTCCATGATTCGACCACTTGGAGAAGCCATCAAACCACGCATACCAGCAAGTTGTGTAAAGTTAGAGATGTTACCACGAGCACCTGAGTCAGACATCATGAAGATTGGGTTAGTAGTTTCAAAACTTTCAATAAGCTTTTGTTGGATTTGATCCTTAGCTCCGTTCCAAATACTAATAACACGTTCATAACGTTCATCATCGGTGATCAAACCACGACGGAATTGCTTAGTAACAACAGCAACTTGTTTGTGGGCATCTTCAACGATATCAGCTTTTTCAGGCAATTCAGTAACGTCGGCCGCACCCACAGTCAAACCAGAAATCGTTGATTCTTCATAACCAAGGTCTTTCATACGGTCCAATAAGAGTGAAGTTTCAGTAACTTTGTATTGCTTGTAAACTTCGGCAATAACATCTGACAAGAAGCCCTTCTTGAATGGTGGAACAACAGGTTGATCCTTCAAGAATTCCTTCAAATCAGTACCAGGTTCGATGAAGTACTTATCATCAACACCAAGTGTCAAGGCAGCTTCAGTAGGTTCATTCAAGTAGTGGAAATCACCGGGCAAGATGTTGTTGAAAATCAACTTACCAACTGTAGTTACCAAGATTTTATCGCGTTGTTCAGGTGTAAACGGCTTTGCAGCTGGGAATGATGAAGTTTGGACACCAATCCGTGTGTGCCAGTGCACATACTTGTTTTGGTAGGCAATTTGGGCTTCGTTCAGATCCTTAAAGATCATTCCTTCACCTTCACGGCCAGCTTCTTCAGTTGTTAAGTAGTAGTTACCGATAACCATATCTTGAGATGGGGCCACGATTGGCTTACCATCCTTAGGTGCCAAGATGTGTCCAGCAGCTAACATTAACAAACGAGCTTCAGCTTGCGCTTCATCAGACAATGGCACGTGAATGGCCATTTGGTCACCATCGAAATCGGCGTTATATGCTTCAGTAACCAATGGGTGTAAACGCATTGCTTTACCAGAAACTAACACAGGTTCGAAGGCTTGAATACCAAGACGGTGCAAAGTAGGTGCCCGGTTCAAAAGAACTGGGTGTTCCTTGATTACGTCTTCAAGTACGTCCATGACATCATCGTCACGACGGTCAATCTTACGCTTAGCATTCTTGATGTTTGATGCAAGTTCACGTGAAACCAATTCCTTCATGATGAAAGGCTTGAAGAGTTCCAACGCCATTTGACGTGGAAGACCCATTTGGTTCATCTTCAAGAATGGTCCAACGTCGATAACTGAACGACCAGAGTAGTCAACACGCTTACCAAGCAAGTTTTGACGGAAACGTCCTTGCTTACCCTTCAACATGTGTGAAAGTGACTTCAATGGACGGTTACCAGGACCAGCAACTGGACGACCACGACGACCGTTATCAATCAATGCATCAACAGCTTCTTGCAACATCCGCTTTTCGTTTTGCACGATGATACCAGGGGCATTCAAATCAAGCAAACGCTTCAAACGGTTGTTACGGTTGATAACCCGACGGTACAAGTCATTCAAGTCAGAAGTAGCGAAACGGCCACCTTCAAGTTGAACCATTGGACGCAAGTCAGGTGGAATAACTGGAATCACATCCATAACCATCCATGATGGCTTGTTACCTGATTGGAAGAAGGCTTCAATAATGTCCAAACGACGAACCGCACGGGTACGCTTTTGTCCTGAGGCTTCCTTCAAATCATGCTTAAGTGATTCAGCTTCTTTAGCAAGGTCAACGTCATCCAACAAAGTCTTAACGGCTTCGGCACCCATGGCTGCTTGGAATTCGTTACCATATTCAAGCTTCAATTCGCGATATTCGCGTTCTGAAAGCAATTGTTTCTTTTCAAGTGGAGTATCACCAGCTTCAGTAACAACGTATGAAGCAAAGTAGATAATTTCTTCCAATGAACGGGGGCTCATGTCAAGCACAAGACCCATCCGTGAAGGAATACCCTTGAAGTACCAGATGTGAGTTACTGGGGCTGCAAGTTCGATGTGACCCATACGTTCGCGACGAACCTTGGCACGTGTAACTTCAACACCACAGCGATCACAAACGATACCCTTGTAACGAATACGCTTGTACTTACCACAGGCGCATTCCCAGTCTTTAGTAGGTCCAAAAATCCGTTCGTCGAAGAGTCCGTCTTTTTCAGGCTTCAAAGTCCGGTAGTTAATGGTTTCGGGCTTTTTAACTTCCCCGTAAGACCAGCTACGAATCTTATCTGGCGATGCCAGACCGATTTGCATGCTTTCAAACTTATTAACATCAATCAAAGGATTGACCACCTTTCATTATTCTTGTTCAGCAGTTTCCGCTTGTTGTGGTGCTTCCGCTTGTTCAGTTGGGTGTTCAGCGGCGTATTTTGCCAATGCATCAACATTAACAACATCGTCGTCATCTTCATCCATATCGCGGAGTTCAATTTCTTGTTTATCGTGGTCGAGGACCTTCATGTCCAAACCAAGTGATTGCAATTCTTTAACAAGCACACGGAATGATTCAGGAACACCAGGTTGTGGGATTGGTTCACCCTTAACGATGGCTTCATAAGTCTTCACACGACCAACAACGTCATCTGACTTGTAAGTCAAGATTTCTTGCAATGTGTAAGCAGCCCCGTAAGCTTCGAGGGCCCAAACTTCCATTTCACCGAAACGTTGGCCACCAAATTGTGCTTTACCACCAAGTGGTTGTTGCGTAACTAATGAGTAAGGTCCGATTGAACGAGCGTGGATCTTATCGTCAACCATGTGGGCCAATTTCATGTAGTGCATTGAACCAACGGCAATTCGGTTATCGAAGGCTTCACCGGTACGACCGTCATAAAGGACCGTCTTACCATCTGCTGGCAAGCCAGCTTCACGCACAGCATCCCAGATATCTTTATCTGAAGCACCATCAAATACTGGTGATGCCATGTGAACGCCAAGCGTGCGTGCTGCCATACCCAAGTGAAGTTCAAGTACTTGACCAATGTTCATCCGTGAAGGCACACCCATTGGTGAAAGCATGATATCGATTGGTGTACCATCTGGCATGTAAGGCATGTCTTCTGATGGAACAACGATTGAAACGGTACCCTTGTTACCGTGACGACCGGCCATCTTATCACCAACTTGAATCTTACGCTTTTGCGCGATGTAAACACGAACCATCATGTTAACACCAGGTGAAAGTTCGTCACCGTTTTCACGAGTGAAGATTTTAACGTCTTGGACGATACCTCCACCACCGTGGGGAACCTTAAGTGAAGTATCACGAACTTCGCGAGCCTTTTCACCAAAGATAGCGTGCAACAAACGTTCTTCAGCTGATAATTCAGTAACACCCTTAGGAGTTACCTTACCAACTAAGATATCACCATCATCAACTTCGGCACCAATGCGGATAACCCCCATTGCGTCGAGGTCTTTAAGTTGTTCTTCACCAACGTTAGGGATTTCACGAGTCATTTCTTCAGGTCCGAGCTTTGTATCACGGGCTTCTGATTCCAATTCTTCGATGTGGATTGAAGTGTAGACATCTTCACGAATCAAACGTTCGTTCAAGATGATGGCATCTTCAAAGTTGTAACCCTTCCAAGTCATAAAGGCAATCAATGGGTTTTGACCCAAGGCGAGTTCACCTTGTTCCATTGATGGACCATCAGCAATCACTTCGTCAGCATCAATCTTTTCACCGACTTTAACAATTGGACGTTGGTTGTAGTTCTTACCTGAGTTTGAACGACGGAACTTCATCAACTTGTAAGTATCTAATGAACCATCTTCGCGACGGATGCGAATTTCGCGACCATCAACATATTCAACTTCACCGGCGTTCTTAGCGATCATGGCAACCCCAGAATCGTGCGCGGCCTTGTATTCAATCCCAGTACCAACAAGTGGTGCGTGAGGATCAACCAAAGGAACCGCTTGACGTTGCATGTTGGCACCCATCAAAGCACGGTTTGAGTCATCGTTTTCCAAGAAAGGAATGTTAGCAGTGGCAACCGCAACAACTTGCTTAGGAGAAACGTCCATGTAGTCAACGTTTTCAATAGAAGTTTCGATATTGTCATCAGCAGCACGGGCCATAACAGTTTCGGTAACAAAAGTACCGTCATCGTTCAATGGTGTGTTGGCTTGGGCAATAACAAAGTTATCTTCTTCGTCGGCAGTCAAGTAATCAATCTTTTCAGTAACGTGGTGATCGTCCCATGAAACACGACGGTATGGTGTTTCGATAAATCCGTAACGGTTAACCTTGGCATATGATGACAATGAGTTAATCAAACCGATATTAGGACCTTCAGGAGTTTCGATTGGGCACATACGACCATAGTGGGTATAGTGCACGTCACGAACTTCATATCCGGCACGGTCACGAGTCAAACCACCAGGTCCAAGCGCTGAAAGACGACGCTTGTGTGAAAGTTCACCGAGGGGGTTAGTTTGATCCATGAATTGTGAAAGCTGTGATGAACCAAAGAATTCTTTGATTGAAGCCACAACTGGACGGATGTTAATTAATTGTTGAGGAGTTACCGTATCAGCGTCTTGAATAGACATACGTTCGCGAACGACACGTTCCATCCGTGACAAACCAATCCGGAATTGGTTTTGTAACAATTCACCAACTGAACGAATCCGACGGTTACCCAAGTGATCAATATCATCAGTTGAGCCTAAACCTTCACGCAAGTTGAAGAAGTAGTTCATTGATGCAATGATGTCGGCGGGACGAATTGTCCGTGTTTCAGGGCCAATGTGACCGTTACCAATAATCAAAAGTTCCTTTTCAGGATCATTTGGTGATTCAACCTTAATTGTTTGAATCGTCATTGGTTCAGTTACAACGGCATCTTCAGTTGGGTAGTAAGTAGTTGCCTTGAAATCTTCCTTATCAAGGAATGGTGCCAAGTCAGCCATTACTGTCTTATCAATCTTAGTTCCCTTAGCAGCAATAACTTCACCAGTATCTGGATCAGCCAAAGTTTCTGCCAAAGTCATGCCAAGAAGACGAGTCTTCAAGTTCAACTTTTTGTTCATCTTGTAACGACCAACTGGTGCTAAGTCGTAACGCTTAGGATCGAAGAAACGAGCCGTCAAAAGTGAACGTGAAGAATCAGCGGTCTTTGGTTCACCTGGTCGTAGTCGTTCGTAGATGTCCTTCAGGGATTCTTCAGTACGTGAATCTGAAGCGTCCTTGTGCACATCCTTTTCAATTGTGAGCATCAATGAATCATATGATGAGCCAAAAATGTCAAGAATGTCAGTATCTGAAGCGAAGCCTAAAGCACGGATAAGTTCAGTCAAAGGAATCTTACGAGTCCGGTCGATACGAACATAAGCGACTTCTTTAGCATCGGTTTCAAATTCCAACCAAGCACCACGATTAGGAATCGCAGTAGTTCCATAGCTAGGACGGCCATTCTTATCAAGTTCTTGGTTGAAGTAAACTCCAGGTGAACGAACAAGTTGTGAAACAATAACCCGTTCTGCCCCGTTAATAATGAAAGTACCTTGGTCAGTCATTAATGGGAAATCACCGAAGAATACGTCTTGTGATTTAATTTCGCTAGTTTCGTTGTTGATCAAACGCAAAGTAACGTGCAAAGGAGCTGAGTAGTTAGCATCGTGTTCACGTGCTTCATCAACTGTGTACTTTGGTTCCATCAGTTTATAGTCAACGAATTCCAATGATAATTTACCTTGGAAGTCTTCAATTGGGAGAATGTCGTTAAACATTTCGCGAAGACCTTCATCCAAGAACCATTGATATGAATCCGTTTGAATTTCGATCAAGTTAGGCAAATCAAGGATTTCCTTGATACGTGCGTAGCTACGACGGGTACGGCGCTTACCGTTTTGAATTAAATGCCCTGCCAAAATTGGTCACCTCATCTCAAATTTTTGCCCTACGTTTATGCCTTTTGAAATATTACAATTTGATTACAATTAGCCAAATTGCCTGTTTCAAGGCATAAAAAAGACAACTTGTGGATTTTTTCCGAAATACCACAGTTGTCCCAATATACAGGCAGCACGGACAATAGATCGC
This is a stretch of genomic DNA from Periweissella cryptocerci. It encodes these proteins:
- the rpoC gene encoding DNA-directed RNA polymerase subunit beta', producing the protein MIDVNKFESMQIGLASPDKIRSWSYGEVKKPETINYRTLKPEKDGLFDERIFGPTKDWECACGKYKRIRYKGIVCDRCGVEVTRAKVRRERMGHIELAAPVTHIWYFKGIPSRMGLVLDMSPRSLEEIIYFASYVVTEAGDTPLEKKQLLSEREYRELKLEYGNEFQAAMGAEAVKTLLDDVDLAKEAESLKHDLKEASGQKRTRAVRRLDIIEAFFQSGNKPSWMVMDVIPVIPPDLRPMVQLEGGRFATSDLNDLYRRVINRNNRLKRLLDLNAPGIIVQNEKRMLQEAVDALIDNGRRGRPVAGPGNRPLKSLSHMLKGKQGRFRQNLLGKRVDYSGRSVIDVGPFLKMNQMGLPRQMALELFKPFIMKELVSRELASNIKNAKRKIDRRDDDVMDVLEDVIKEHPVLLNRAPTLHRLGIQAFEPVLVSGKAMRLHPLVTEAYNADFDGDQMAIHVPLSDEAQAEARLLMLAAGHILAPKDGKPIVAPSQDMVIGNYYLTTEEAGREGEGMIFKDLNEAQIAYQNKYVHWHTRIGVQTSSFPAAKPFTPEQRDKILVTTVGKLIFNNILPGDFHYLNEPTEAALTLGVDDKYFIEPGTDLKEFLKDQPVVPPFKKGFLSDVIAEVYKQYKVTETSLLLDRMKDLGYEESTISGLTVGAADVTELPEKADIVEDAHKQVAVVTKQFRRGLITDDERYERVISIWNGAKDQIQQKLIESFETTNPIFMMSDSGARGNISNFTQLAGMRGLMASPSGRIMELPIIANFREGLSVLEMFISTHGARKGMTDTALKTADSGYLTRRLVDVAQDVIIREVDCGTDRGLDVYAFMEGNEVIESLYDRILGRYAMKTIKNPETGEVIIRSNQMIDEDKAKAIVEAGIEKVTIRSAFTCNTKHGVCEHCYGRNMATGDEVEVGEAVGTVAAQSIGEPGTQLTMRNFHTGGVSGGNDITQGLPRVQEIFESRNPKGRAEITEVTGTVESIEENPAERTKEITIQGETDTRTYTLPLAARVRVAEGDHIHRGDALNDGSIDPKQLIQVRDVLSTEIYILREIQKVYRMQGVEVADKHVEVMARQMLRKVRVMDPGDTDMLPGNLIDINDFRDAVAQTVITGGIPATARPVLLGITKASLETNSFLSAASFQETTRVLTDAAIRGKNDPLVGLKENVIIGKIIPAGTGMQQYRDIQSKTVGTPVATAEGVYSIADIEEQMKAEQETK
- a CDS encoding DNA-directed RNA polymerase subunit beta, with product MAGHLIQNGKRRTRRSYARIKEILDLPNLIEIQTDSYQWFLDEGLREMFNDILPIEDFQGKLSLEFVDYKLMEPKYTVDEAREHDANYSAPLHVTLRLINNETSEIKSQDVFFGDFPLMTDQGTFIINGAERVIVSQLVRSPGVYFNQELDKNGRPSYGTTAIPNRGAWLEFETDAKEVAYVRIDRTRKIPLTELIRALGFASDTDILDIFGSSYDSLMLTIEKDVHKDASDSRTEESLKDIYERLRPGEPKTADSSRSLLTARFFDPKRYDLAPVGRYKMNKKLNLKTRLLGMTLAETLADPDTGEVIAAKGTKIDKTVMADLAPFLDKEDFKATTYYPTEDAVVTEPMTIQTIKVESPNDPEKELLIIGNGHIGPETRTIRPADIIASMNYFFNLREGLGSTDDIDHLGNRRIRSVGELLQNQFRIGLSRMERVVRERMSIQDADTVTPQQLINIRPVVASIKEFFGSSQLSQFMDQTNPLGELSHKRRLSALGPGGLTRDRAGYEVRDVHYTHYGRMCPIETPEGPNIGLINSLSSYAKVNRYGFIETPYRRVSWDDHHVTEKIDYLTADEEDNFVIAQANTPLNDDGTFVTETVMARAADDNIETSIENVDYMDVSPKQVVAVATANIPFLENDDSNRALMGANMQRQAVPLVDPHAPLVGTGIEYKAAHDSGVAMIAKNAGEVEYVDGREIRIRREDGSLDTYKLMKFRRSNSGKNYNQRPIVKVGEKIDADEVIADGPSMEQGELALGQNPLIAFMTWKGYNFEDAIILNERLIREDVYTSIHIEELESEARDTKLGPEEMTREIPNVGEEQLKDLDAMGVIRIGAEVDDGDILVGKVTPKGVTELSAEERLLHAIFGEKAREVRDTSLKVPHGGGGIVQDVKIFTRENGDELSPGVNMMVRVYIAQKRKIQVGDKMAGRHGNKGTVSIVVPSEDMPYMPDGTPIDIMLSPMGVPSRMNIGQVLELHLGMAARTLGVHMASPVFDGASDKDIWDAVREAGLPADGKTVLYDGRTGEAFDNRIAVGSMHYMKLAHMVDDKIHARSIGPYSLVTQQPLGGKAQFGGQRFGEMEVWALEAYGAAYTLQEILTYKSDDVVGRVKTYEAIVKGEPIPQPGVPESFRVLVKELQSLGLDMKVLDHDKQEIELRDMDEDDDDVVNVDALAKYAAEHPTEQAEAPQQAETAEQE